From the genome of Muricauda sp. SCSIO 64092, one region includes:
- a CDS encoding amidophosphoribosyltransferase, with protein MSDPIKHECGISLIRLLKPLEYYKEKYGTAFYGVNKMYLMMEKQHNRGQDGAGFASIKLDMAPGERYISRVRSIAQQPIQDIFKQINDRINATISENPQYWDNVALQKKEIPYVGELLLGHVRYGTFGKNSIESVHPFLRQNNWMHRNLIVAGNFNMTNVDELFGNLVDLGQHPKEMADTITVMEKIGHFLDDAVAKLYKEIKKEGFNKKEASPHIAERLNIAKILKKSSKNWDGGYTMGGMMGHGDAFMLRDPSGIRPCYHYQDDEVVVVASERPAIQTVFNVKYEDVKELEPGHALIVKKNGTVNIQEVLPPKERKACSFERIYFSRGSDKEIYRERKLLGKLIFPEILKAIDGDLANTVFSYIPNTAETSFMGMIKEAQNYLNRKKEDQILKLGANITKEELHKILDVRPRIEKVAIKDAKLRTFITQDSSRDDLVTHVYDISYGSVKPTDNLVIIDDSIVRGTTLNKSILRMLDRLNPKKIVVVSSAPQIRYPDCYGIDMAKLEDFVAFRAALALHKDRGTSEAIHDIYQKCKAQVEHKDAQVHNYVQELYRPFTAQEISDKISEILSPKEINAEVKIIYQTIESLHKACPKNLGDWYFTGDYPTPGGNRVVNRAFINFFEGKNQRAY; from the coding sequence ATGAGTGATCCAATAAAACACGAATGCGGCATTTCATTGATCCGCCTGTTGAAACCGCTGGAATACTACAAGGAAAAGTACGGCACTGCCTTTTACGGAGTGAACAAAATGTACTTAATGATGGAAAAGCAGCACAATCGTGGTCAGGATGGTGCAGGTTTTGCCAGTATTAAGTTGGACATGGCCCCTGGGGAGCGATACATAAGCCGCGTGCGATCTATAGCACAACAGCCCATACAAGATATTTTTAAGCAGATCAATGACCGAATAAATGCTACCATCTCGGAAAATCCACAGTATTGGGACAATGTCGCCTTACAGAAAAAAGAAATCCCTTATGTTGGTGAACTGCTCCTGGGACATGTTCGTTATGGTACCTTTGGCAAGAACAGTATAGAAAGCGTCCATCCCTTTCTTCGTCAAAACAATTGGATGCACCGAAACCTAATTGTAGCGGGCAATTTTAACATGACCAATGTTGATGAGCTCTTCGGAAATTTGGTGGATTTGGGACAACATCCCAAGGAAATGGCAGATACCATTACCGTTATGGAAAAGATAGGACACTTTTTGGATGATGCCGTGGCCAAACTATACAAGGAAATCAAAAAGGAAGGATTCAATAAAAAAGAAGCTTCGCCCCATATCGCAGAACGGCTGAACATAGCCAAAATTCTGAAAAAGTCCTCCAAAAATTGGGATGGCGGTTACACTATGGGCGGCATGATGGGTCATGGCGATGCCTTTATGCTAAGAGATCCTTCGGGAATCCGGCCCTGTTACCATTATCAAGATGATGAAGTTGTTGTGGTAGCATCTGAACGGCCGGCCATACAGACCGTTTTCAATGTAAAATATGAAGATGTCAAAGAATTGGAGCCCGGTCATGCCTTGATCGTTAAAAAAAATGGGACTGTCAATATTCAAGAAGTACTACCGCCCAAAGAACGAAAAGCCTGCTCCTTTGAACGCATCTATTTTTCCAGGGGAAGTGATAAGGAGATTTACAGAGAACGCAAACTCTTGGGTAAACTGATATTCCCTGAAATCCTAAAAGCCATTGATGGTGATTTGGCCAATACCGTCTTTTCCTATATTCCCAATACCGCAGAGACGTCCTTTATGGGAATGATCAAAGAGGCCCAGAACTATTTGAATAGAAAAAAGGAGGACCAAATCTTAAAATTAGGCGCCAATATCACCAAGGAAGAACTGCACAAAATTCTGGATGTTAGGCCAAGAATAGAGAAAGTGGCCATCAAAGATGCTAAACTACGCACTTTTATAACCCAGGATAGCAGTCGGGATGATTTGGTGACCCATGTCTATGATATCTCTTATGGTTCCGTAAAACCAACGGATAATTTGGTCATCATTGATGACAGTATTGTTCGGGGAACCACTTTGAACAAAAGTATTTTGAGGATGTTGGATCGCCTCAACCCAAAAAAAATTGTTGTTGTTTCCTCCGCCCCCCAGATTCGATATCCTGATTGTTATGGAATTGACATGGCAAAATTGGAGGACTTTGTTGCTTTTAGAGCCGCTTTGGCCCTGCACAAAGATAGGGGCACCAGCGAGGCCATCCATGACATCTATCAAAAGTGCAAGGCCCAGGTGGAGCATAAAGACGCTCAGGTGCACAATTATGTACAGGAACTCTATCGGCCATTTACGGCCCAGGAAATATCCGATAAAATTTCGGAGATATTGAGTCCAAAGGAAATTAATGCTGAAGTTAAAATTATATACCAAACCATAGAAAGCCTGCATAAGGCCTGTCCCAAAAATCTTGGTGACTGGTACTTTACCGGGGACTATCCAACCCCAGGAGGAAATAGGGTAGTCAACCGTGCCTTCATCAACTTTTTTGAGGGAAAGAATCAACGAGCTTACTAA
- a CDS encoding PfkB family carbohydrate kinase yields the protein MGKLLIVGTLAFDAIESPFGKTDKILGGAGTFIGLAAAQFNVESAIVSIVGDDFNQEYLDLLSQRNIDLSGVEIVKGGKTFFWSGKYHNDLNTRDTLITELNTLADFDPKVPDSFKDADVVMLGNLDPNIQLSVINQVSSRPKLIILDTMNYWMNHTWSDLLKVIRRVDVITLNDEEARQLTQEYSLVRAAEKIEEMGPKFVVIKKGEHGALLFHKKKIFFAPALPLEEVFDPTGAGDTFAGGFAGYLASTKNVSFENLKNAVIHGSNLASFCVERFGTERMVDLTFPEVQRRLEQFKELTQFNIEIE from the coding sequence ATGGGCAAACTGTTGATCGTAGGCACCCTTGCCTTTGATGCCATTGAATCCCCTTTTGGAAAAACGGATAAAATTTTGGGTGGTGCAGGTACCTTTATAGGATTGGCCGCGGCCCAATTTAACGTGGAATCTGCCATTGTCTCCATTGTTGGTGATGACTTTAACCAAGAATACCTGGATTTACTCAGTCAACGAAATATAGACCTTTCGGGGGTAGAAATTGTTAAGGGTGGGAAAACTTTTTTTTGGAGTGGAAAATACCACAACGACTTGAACACAAGGGATACGTTGATCACGGAATTGAACACATTGGCGGACTTTGATCCCAAGGTCCCGGACAGTTTTAAAGATGCCGATGTCGTCATGCTGGGCAATCTGGACCCCAACATTCAATTAAGTGTAATCAATCAAGTAAGTTCACGACCAAAACTTATCATTTTGGACACCATGAATTATTGGATGAACCATACTTGGAGCGATCTCTTGAAAGTGATACGGCGAGTTGATGTCATCACTTTAAACGACGAAGAAGCGAGACAGTTGACCCAGGAATATTCCTTGGTAAGGGCCGCCGAAAAAATTGAGGAAATGGGACCAAAATTTGTAGTCATCAAAAAAGGGGAGCACGGTGCCCTGCTTTTCCACAAGAAAAAAATATTTTTTGCCCCGGCGCTTCCCCTGGAAGAAGTTTTTGATCCCACTGGAGCAGGGGATACTTTTGCCGGTGGATTTGCGGGATATTTGGCCTCAACCAAGAATGTCTCGTTTGAAAACCTAAAAAATGCGGTAATACACGGTTCCAATTTGGCCTCATTCTGTGTAGAAAGATTTGGTACCGAACGAATGGTTGACCTTACGTTTCCCGAAGTGCAAAGAAGGCTGGAACAATTTAAGGAATTGACCCAGTTCAACATAGAAATAGAATAA
- a CDS encoding LytR/AlgR family response regulator transcription factor — protein sequence MNCIIVEDQPPAQRILQKYIGEMGSLSLKATFSDALRAMEYLKTEPVDIVFLDIHLPKLSGMDFMKTVPNPPSIILTTAFSEYALESYEFNVVDYLLKPFSFQRFVKAVSKVPQRNVILPPEHKEIDDSPSKTEIYIKLGYAHIKIAIDDIYHISSDSDYSEIITVNKKYISSEPLRSWMETLPKNRFYRIHKSHIVNLKKIEKIVGNQVCLQGGQKLPIGRAYKDGFLGHVLK from the coding sequence ATGAACTGTATTATTGTAGAAGATCAACCACCAGCGCAGCGCATCCTACAAAAATATATTGGGGAAATGGGCTCGTTGTCATTAAAGGCAACTTTCTCGGATGCTCTACGCGCAATGGAATATTTGAAAACCGAACCTGTGGACATTGTCTTTCTGGACATTCATCTGCCCAAACTTTCGGGTATGGATTTCATGAAAACCGTTCCCAATCCACCCAGTATCATCTTGACCACTGCCTTTTCTGAATATGCTTTGGAGAGTTATGAATTTAACGTCGTGGATTATCTTCTAAAGCCTTTTTCTTTTCAACGTTTTGTCAAGGCGGTTTCAAAAGTACCGCAACGAAATGTGATTTTACCTCCCGAACACAAAGAAATAGACGACTCCCCATCCAAAACGGAGATTTACATTAAGTTGGGCTATGCGCATATAAAAATTGCCATAGATGATATTTATCACATCAGTTCGGATTCGGATTACAGCGAAATCATAACGGTCAACAAGAAATATATCTCAAGCGAGCCGCTCCGCTCCTGGATGGAGACCCTCCCAAAGAATAGGTTTTATCGAATCCATAAATCACATATCGTCAATCTAAAAAAAATCGAGAAAATCGTAGGCAACCAAGTGTGCTTACAGGGGGGGCAAAAATTACCCATAGGCCGTGCCTATAAAGATGGTTTTTTGGGACATGTCCTTAAATAG
- a CDS encoding sensor histidine kinase has product MSISKKELVFQLVLLAVVFLFYSFDSKEPGFQWYNVAFFLTYALAAVVIGFWLMPRFLYPKKYWHFFGYVAVVITIIILLEELVLEQIFFAGTERAKGFPGVFYSLLDVLPIITILCGFKFGWDALQKQQQIEALKSSVQESELQFLRSQINPHFLFNNLNNLYSYALEGSHKTPEIILELSGLLRYMLYECKERFVPLEKEIDQLHNFIKLNKLQIENRGHVVFDIQEIGSGYRIAPLILIVFIENAFKHSQAGQTENIEIAVGMKMKGNVLLFNCSNNYASAQELESVTTGIGLKNVQKRLQLLYPEKHNLQIKEDRNRYQVQLSIVLEKNHGS; this is encoded by the coding sequence ATGTCCATTTCAAAAAAGGAACTTGTTTTTCAATTGGTGCTCTTGGCCGTAGTTTTCCTGTTTTATTCATTTGACAGTAAAGAGCCAGGGTTCCAGTGGTACAACGTGGCGTTTTTTTTGACCTATGCCCTAGCTGCGGTCGTAATTGGGTTTTGGTTAATGCCGCGTTTTTTATATCCTAAAAAATACTGGCATTTTTTTGGGTATGTGGCAGTGGTCATCACCATCATCATCTTACTGGAAGAATTGGTATTGGAACAAATTTTCTTTGCCGGCACCGAACGGGCAAAAGGGTTTCCCGGAGTATTCTATTCACTTTTGGACGTACTCCCAATAATTACGATCCTCTGCGGCTTTAAGTTTGGGTGGGATGCCCTCCAAAAGCAACAACAGATAGAAGCCTTAAAAAGTAGCGTTCAGGAAAGTGAGCTTCAATTTCTGAGGTCGCAGATCAATCCCCACTTTTTGTTCAACAATCTCAACAACCTATATTCTTACGCACTGGAAGGTTCCCACAAAACCCCCGAAATCATCCTAGAGCTAAGTGGGCTATTGCGATACATGCTCTATGAATGCAAAGAAAGGTTCGTTCCACTTGAAAAGGAAATCGACCAGCTGCATAACTTCATTAAGTTGAACAAGTTACAGATTGAAAATAGGGGACATGTAGTGTTTGATATACAGGAGATTGGAAGTGGGTACAGGATTGCCCCTTTGATTTTGATTGTGTTCATTGAAAATGCCTTTAAGCACAGTCAAGCTGGGCAGACCGAGAATATTGAGATTGCCGTGGGCATGAAAATGAAAGGGAACGTACTGCTTTTTAATTGCTCCAACAACTATGCGTCCGCCCAGGAACTTGAGTCCGTTACTACCGGAATTGGACTCAAAAATGTTCAAAAACGATTACAATTGCTCTATCCGGAAAAGCACAATCTCCAAATTAAGGAAGACCGTAACAGGTACCAAGTTCAATTGTCCATAGTATTGGAAAAAAACCACGGTTCATGA
- a CDS encoding outer membrane beta-barrel family protein — protein sequence MDPIAPRTKCVLLIMALVVFCLFGTKANAQEGSVIYTGKIVDRDSGQPVAYATVMIGDLSTQQAITGVTTLEDGTFSLETNAGDHYIEISFIGFEKVVLQPPAPQNGIVDLGTVEMSEDAQQLEEVVVEGEVSQTVFKLDKRVFNVGKDLSSTGASALEVLNNVPSVNVSIEGQISLRGSQGVQVLINGKPSILTSDENNALGTITANMIDRVEVITNPSAKYDAEGTSGIINIVIKKEEKRGFNGSVSVNTGVPDNHSVGISLNRRTEKFNLFSQLGTGYRELPNEITIRNTDLTTGTTILSTGEEFRNETFYNFILGTDYYFSPSSVLTLSGNFALEIEDQPSATNFAALDNFGNFTSEWERTEVTDARNPKFQYELQYKKDFEDHEDHDVLFSALGNFFGKDQSSEFEDVTLAGESRDADQNTRTNFQESVFTFKLDYTKPFSDTFSIETGAQYILNDVSNDFEVQNLENGAFVTDTGLTNIFEFGQNVLGVYGTTAYEGKKWGIKAGMRLENTDVGTFLVNTGETNDQNYTNLFPSMHTSYKFSEKVSLQAGYSKRIYRPRLWDLNPFFNIRNNFNIRQGNPNLLPEFTDSYEVTGIFLIGKTSLNLGVYHRYTTDIIERISIFENNVNVTRPENIGTNNAWGVELNTKYSPVNWLTLNVDVNYNTFARSGSLEDTLFDFSAEQWSSKLLAKVKLPLGIDVEATGNYRSAYQTVQGEINAIAFLDFGIRKKMMKGKGVLNLSVRDAFASRIRENQISQDSFELFNRSFRARFVAFGFSYGFGKGGTMQYSGAKRM from the coding sequence ATGGATCCCATTGCACCAAGGACAAAATGTGTATTGCTTATTATGGCCCTGGTAGTGTTTTGCCTTTTTGGTACCAAGGCCAATGCACAGGAGGGGAGCGTGATCTACACGGGAAAAATCGTTGACAGGGACTCTGGCCAACCAGTGGCCTATGCAACGGTAATGATCGGTGATTTGTCCACACAGCAGGCTATTACGGGCGTTACCACCTTGGAAGATGGTACCTTCTCTTTGGAAACCAATGCTGGTGACCATTATATTGAAATAAGTTTTATCGGTTTTGAAAAAGTGGTACTGCAACCTCCCGCACCGCAAAATGGGATTGTGGATTTAGGTACAGTGGAAATGTCCGAGGATGCCCAGCAATTGGAAGAAGTGGTGGTCGAAGGGGAAGTGTCCCAAACCGTGTTCAAGTTGGATAAAAGGGTGTTCAACGTGGGAAAGGACCTTAGCAGTACAGGGGCCAGTGCACTAGAGGTATTGAACAATGTCCCTTCGGTGAATGTAAGTATCGAAGGGCAGATCAGCCTTAGGGGCAGCCAGGGCGTGCAAGTACTTATCAATGGCAAACCCTCCATCCTCACCAGTGATGAGAACAATGCCTTGGGCACGATTACGGCAAATATGATAGACAGGGTGGAGGTCATCACCAATCCCTCCGCAAAATACGACGCCGAGGGTACTTCGGGCATTATTAACATTGTCATCAAAAAAGAGGAAAAGCGAGGGTTTAATGGGTCTGTTTCAGTAAATACGGGCGTGCCGGACAACCACAGTGTAGGGATAAGCCTTAACCGTAGGACAGAGAAATTTAATCTGTTCAGTCAGTTGGGTACCGGTTATCGCGAATTGCCCAATGAAATTACGATACGCAATACGGATTTGACCACGGGGACCACCATTTTATCCACTGGGGAAGAGTTCCGTAACGAGACCTTTTACAATTTTATCTTAGGCACGGACTATTATTTCAGTCCAAGTAGTGTACTCACCCTGTCTGGAAATTTTGCCCTTGAAATAGAGGATCAGCCCTCTGCCACCAATTTTGCGGCACTGGACAATTTTGGGAACTTCACCTCGGAGTGGGAACGTACGGAAGTGACCGACGCCAGAAACCCCAAATTTCAATATGAACTGCAATACAAAAAGGATTTTGAGGACCATGAGGACCATGATGTCCTTTTTAGTGCATTGGGGAACTTCTTTGGAAAGGACCAAAGCTCAGAATTTGAAGATGTTACCCTAGCCGGTGAAAGCAGGGATGCCGATCAAAACACACGTACCAATTTTCAGGAATCCGTTTTCACCTTTAAATTGGATTACACCAAACCGTTCTCCGATACGTTTTCCATTGAGACGGGAGCACAGTACATCCTTAATGATGTCAGTAATGATTTTGAGGTACAGAATTTGGAGAACGGAGCGTTTGTTACCGATACAGGACTTACCAACATCTTTGAGTTTGGCCAAAATGTGTTGGGCGTTTATGGAACGACAGCTTATGAAGGGAAAAAATGGGGCATAAAAGCAGGTATGCGTTTGGAAAATACGGATGTTGGAACTTTTTTGGTGAACACGGGGGAAACAAACGATCAAAACTACACCAACCTCTTCCCCAGTATGCATACCTCCTACAAATTTTCAGAAAAGGTGTCCCTGCAGGCAGGATATTCCAAAAGGATCTACAGGCCAAGGTTATGGGACCTGAACCCGTTTTTTAATATTCGGAACAACTTTAACATCAGACAGGGCAACCCCAATCTGCTTCCCGAGTTCACGGACTCCTATGAGGTAACCGGCATTTTCCTTATTGGAAAAACTTCATTGAACTTAGGAGTATATCATAGATATACAACGGACATTATTGAGCGGATTTCCATTTTTGAAAACAACGTGAATGTTACCCGGCCAGAAAACATTGGCACCAATAATGCATGGGGAGTGGAATTGAATACGAAATACAGCCCGGTGAACTGGCTTACCCTTAATGTGGATGTCAACTACAATACCTTCGCCCGAAGCGGTTCCCTTGAGGATACGCTGTTTGATTTTAGTGCCGAACAGTGGTCGTCAAAACTATTGGCCAAGGTAAAATTGCCCCTGGGAATCGATGTTGAAGCCACGGGAAATTATCGGTCTGCTTATCAAACCGTTCAAGGAGAAATCAATGCCATCGCCTTTTTGGATTTTGGAATTAGAAAAAAGATGATGAAAGGAAAAGGCGTGCTTAACCTAAGCGTGCGCGACGCATTTGCTTCCCGCATACGTGAAAATCAAATTTCGCAGGACAGTTTTGAACTGTTCAACCGAAGTTTTAGGGCAAGGTTTGTGGCCTTCGGATTTAGTTATGGATTTGGAAAAGGAGGGACCATGCAATATTCCGGGGCAAAGCGAATGTAA
- a CDS encoding viroplasmin family protein produces the protein MAKKSKFYVVWKGKRPGIYESWDDCQAQIKGIKGAQYKAFGSFKEAKRAYNGNYSDYKGKKNGRDELSPEEKLKYGEPNFHSISVDAASSGNPGKMEYQGVDTKTKKVLFRQGPFKEGTNNIGEFLAIVHGLAFLKQKGSDRVIYSDSRTAMSWVRKKKCNTKLEKTAGNKPIFELIERAENWLKSNRYNTPIVKWETKAWGEIPADFGRK, from the coding sequence ATGGCTAAAAAATCGAAATTCTATGTGGTTTGGAAAGGCAAAAGGCCGGGAATTTACGAATCCTGGGATGATTGTCAAGCCCAAATAAAGGGGATAAAGGGAGCACAATACAAGGCCTTTGGCAGTTTTAAGGAAGCTAAAAGGGCGTACAATGGAAATTATTCGGATTACAAAGGCAAAAAAAATGGAAGGGATGAACTCAGTCCCGAAGAAAAATTAAAATATGGGGAGCCAAACTTCCATTCCATTTCCGTAGATGCCGCATCCAGCGGCAATCCAGGAAAAATGGAATATCAGGGCGTTGATACCAAAACAAAAAAAGTGCTTTTCAGGCAAGGCCCTTTTAAGGAGGGCACCAACAATATTGGGGAGTTTTTGGCCATTGTCCATGGATTGGCCTTTTTAAAACAAAAAGGAAGTGACCGGGTCATCTATTCCGATTCCAGGACCGCCATGAGTTGGGTGCGCAAAAAGAAATGCAATACCAAACTTGAAAAAACCGCGGGGAACAAACCCATTTTTGAACTTATAGAACGCGCAGAAAATTGGCTTAAAAGTAATCGCTACAATACCCCTATCGTGAAGTGGGAAACCAAGGCATGGGGGGAAATCCCTGCGGACTTTGGAAGAAAATGA
- the purN gene encoding phosphoribosylglycinamide formyltransferase: protein MKEIVLFASGSGSNVENIVQYFKNNVGIKVTCVLTNNTKAHVIERCKQLEIPLLYFNRTAFSKSNTVLNVLKSLKPDLIVLAGFLWKIPKDLVAAFPDKIINIHPALLPKYGGKGMYGANVHKAVKENREKETGITIHYVNEHYDEGAIIFQERTVLSEEDSFETIAQKVHTLEYEHFPKVIEKLLLKNG, encoded by the coding sequence ATGAAGGAAATTGTCCTGTTTGCCTCGGGTTCGGGTTCCAATGTGGAAAACATTGTGCAGTACTTTAAGAACAATGTTGGTATTAAGGTTACTTGCGTACTTACCAACAATACGAAAGCGCATGTTATTGAACGATGCAAACAACTGGAAATTCCCCTATTGTACTTTAACCGCACTGCTTTTTCCAAGTCCAATACCGTTCTTAACGTATTGAAATCCCTAAAACCGGACTTAATTGTGTTGGCCGGATTCCTCTGGAAAATCCCAAAAGATCTGGTTGCCGCATTTCCGGATAAAATCATTAACATACACCCTGCCCTATTGCCCAAATACGGGGGAAAGGGAATGTATGGGGCCAATGTGCACAAGGCAGTTAAGGAAAATAGGGAGAAAGAAACCGGAATCACCATCCACTATGTGAACGAGCACTATGACGAGGGCGCTATTATCTTTCAGGAAAGGACGGTGTTGAGCGAAGAAGACAGCTTTGAAACCATTGCCCAAAAAGTCCATACTTTGGAATATGAACATTTTCCGAAAGTGATAGAAAAACTGTTGTTGAAAAATGGCTAA
- a CDS encoding acyl carrier protein, whose product MSDIASRVKAIIVDKLGVDENEVVPEASFTNDLGADSLDTVELIMEFEKEFDIQIPDDQAENIATVGQAISYIEEAK is encoded by the coding sequence ATGTCAGACATTGCATCAAGAGTAAAGGCCATTATCGTTGATAAATTGGGTGTTGATGAGAATGAGGTAGTACCTGAAGCAAGTTTTACCAACGATTTAGGTGCCGATTCCTTGGATACTGTTGAGTTGATAATGGAGTTTGAAAAGGAATTCGATATTCAGATTCCAGACGACCAAGCTGAAAACATTGCAACAGTAGGTCAGGCTATAAGCTATATAGAAGAAGCAAAGTAA
- the fabF gene encoding beta-ketoacyl-ACP synthase II: MQLKRVMITGLGALTPIGNTLEAYWEGLKNGKSGAAPITYFDTEKFKTKFACELKGYNPQDYFDRKEARKLDRFAQYALVSSDEAIADSGLDLDKVDKFRVGVVWGAGIGGLQTFQDEVIGYAKGDGTPRFNPFFIPKMIADIAPGNISIKHGFMGPNYTTVSACASSANALIDALNYIRLGHCDVVVTGGSEAAVTIAGMGGFNAMHALSTRNDSPETASRPFDATRDGFVLGEGAGALILEDYDHAMARGAKIYGEVLGGGLSSDAYHMTAPHPDGIGVVRVMENCLRNAGLKPEDVDIINTHGTSTPLGDVAELKAISNVFGSHTPKMNINSTKSMTGHLLGAAGAIEAIASILALKYNTVPPTINHSTVDESIDPALNLTLNKAQEREVNIAMSNTFGFGGHNACVLFKKIS, from the coding sequence ATGCAATTAAAACGAGTCATGATAACCGGTCTAGGTGCACTCACGCCCATAGGCAACACTCTTGAGGCATACTGGGAAGGACTCAAGAACGGTAAAAGTGGTGCTGCTCCGATTACTTATTTTGATACGGAGAAGTTTAAGACCAAATTTGCCTGTGAGCTTAAGGGATACAATCCACAGGACTATTTTGACAGAAAGGAAGCCCGTAAACTTGATCGTTTTGCCCAATATGCCCTTGTATCTTCGGATGAGGCCATAGCTGATTCCGGACTGGACTTGGACAAAGTGGACAAGTTCCGTGTTGGGGTGGTTTGGGGAGCAGGTATTGGAGGTTTGCAAACCTTTCAGGATGAAGTCATTGGCTATGCCAAAGGTGATGGTACACCCAGGTTTAACCCATTCTTTATCCCCAAAATGATTGCGGACATCGCCCCGGGCAACATTTCCATTAAGCATGGCTTTATGGGACCTAACTATACAACGGTATCTGCCTGTGCTTCTTCTGCAAATGCTTTGATAGATGCCTTAAACTATATTAGGCTTGGCCATTGCGATGTTGTGGTTACCGGAGGTAGTGAGGCTGCAGTGACCATTGCCGGGATGGGCGGGTTTAATGCCATGCATGCCCTTTCTACAAGAAATGACAGCCCGGAAACAGCTTCCAGGCCATTTGATGCCACCAGGGACGGCTTTGTTCTAGGGGAAGGGGCAGGAGCATTGATCCTTGAAGATTATGACCACGCCATGGCCAGGGGAGCCAAGATCTATGGGGAAGTTTTGGGAGGCGGATTGAGCAGTGATGCCTACCACATGACCGCTCCACATCCAGATGGCATAGGGGTGGTCCGAGTCATGGAAAATTGCTTGCGCAATGCCGGTCTTAAACCAGAGGATGTGGATATCATCAATACCCATGGAACCTCAACACCCTTGGGAGACGTAGCGGAACTAAAGGCCATTTCCAATGTATTTGGTTCCCATACCCCTAAAATGAATATAAATTCAACCAAATCCATGACAGGTCATTTGTTGGGAGCGGCCGGTGCCATTGAAGCTATTGCTTCTATTTTGGCACTGAAGTACAATACGGTCCCACCAACAATAAATCACAGCACTGTGGATGAAAGTATTGATCCCGCTCTCAATTTAACCTTGAACAAGGCGCAGGAAAGGGAGGTCAATATAGCCATGAGCAATACCTTTGGCTTTGGTGGTCACAACGCCTGTGTGCTTTTCAAAAAAATTAGCTAG
- the rnc gene encoding ribonuclease III, translating into MKFAPKIFNSHPKADGDFFLGIKNILGFKPKDLEIYKKAFLHRSMNKRDDGGNPMNYERLEFLGDAMLGTIISKHLYNKVPEGDEGYLTKMRSKIVSRKHLNELGKDLNLLEFVESRIPKSHFGDNIHGNVFEALVGAIYLDKGYTACEKFINNRVIEPYVDIEQLEGKVISYKSLVIEWCQKQKKDFQYEVYEDTGNDELRHFAVKLYIDGKILAKARATSKKKAEEKASKRAYYALQNKIKEL; encoded by the coding sequence ATGAAGTTTGCCCCCAAAATATTTAATTCCCATCCTAAAGCGGATGGGGATTTTTTTTTGGGCATAAAAAACATTTTGGGATTTAAACCCAAAGACCTGGAAATCTACAAAAAGGCTTTCCTGCATCGATCCATGAACAAAAGGGATGATGGTGGAAATCCCATGAATTATGAACGATTGGAATTTTTGGGGGATGCCATGCTTGGGACCATTATCTCAAAGCATTTGTACAATAAAGTCCCGGAAGGGGACGAGGGCTATTTGACCAAAATGCGTTCCAAGATCGTAAGTAGAAAACACTTGAACGAATTGGGCAAGGATTTGAACCTTTTGGAATTTGTGGAAAGTAGGATTCCCAAATCCCATTTTGGTGACAATATCCATGGTAATGTGTTCGAGGCCCTGGTGGGTGCCATTTATTTGGACAAGGGATATACGGCATGTGAAAAATTCATTAATAATCGGGTTATCGAACCCTATGTGGATATTGAACAACTGGAGGGAAAGGTCATCAGCTACAAAAGCTTGGTCATTGAGTGGTGCCAAAAACAAAAGAAGGACTTTCAGTACGAGGTTTATGAAGATACTGGAAATGATGAACTAAGGCATTTTGCCGTGAAGCTTTACATTGATGGCAAAATATTGGCAAAAGCCAGGGCAACTTCCAAAAAAAAGGCCGAAGAAAAAGCTTCCAAGAGGGCATATTATGCACTTCAGAATAAAATTAAGGAACTCTAA